TCTAACACATTTAATAAATGGAGGAAAGTTGGAAAATGAAAGAAGAAATTCTAAAAGTTAAGGAAGAAATACAAAAACATATAGAAGAATCTAAGACTCTTCAAAAACTTGAAGAAATTAGAGTAAACTATATGGGGAAAAAGGGAATCTTTACAGACTTATCTAAGAAAATGAAAGACCTTACAGCAGAGGAAAGACCTAAGATTGGACAAATAATAAATGAAGTTAAAGAAAAAATAAGTAATTTATTAGATGAAAAAAATAAGGCTTTAAAAGAAAAAGAATTAAATGAAAGATTAGAAAGTGAAATAATTGATATAAGTTTACCTGGAACAAAATATAACTACGGTACAATACATCCTATCAATGAAACTATGGAGCTTATGAAAAATATCTTTTCAAAAATGGGCTTTGATATAGTTGATGGACCAGAAATAGAAACTGTTGAATACAATTTTGATGCTTTGAATATTCCTAAAACTCACCCATCAAGAGATTTAACAGACACATTCTATTTAAATGATTCTATTGTGTTGAGAACACAAACATCACCAGTTCAAATAAGATATATGCTTGAACATGGAACTCCATTTAGAATGATTTGTCCTGGTAAGGTATACAGACCAGATTATGATATATCTCATACACCTATGTTCCATCAAATGGAAGGTTTAGTTGTTGGAAAAGATATATCTTTCGCAGACTTAAAAGGAATATTAACTCACTTTGTAAAAGAAGTTTTTGGAGATAGAAAAGTAAGATTTAGACCTCATTTCTTCCCATTCACAGAGCCTAGTGCTGAAATGGACGTTGAATGTATGATTTGTCATGGAGAAGGTTGCAGACTATGTAAAGATAGTGGTTGGATAGAAATAATGGGTTGTGGAATGGTAGACCCAGAAGTTCTAAAATATGTAGGACTTAATCC
This portion of the Fusobacterium periodonticum 1_1_41FAA genome encodes:
- the pheS gene encoding phenylalanine--tRNA ligase subunit alpha; this translates as MKEEILKVKEEIQKHIEESKTLQKLEEIRVNYMGKKGIFTDLSKKMKDLTAEERPKIGQIINEVKEKISNLLDEKNKALKEKELNERLESEIIDISLPGTKYNYGTIHPINETMELMKNIFSKMGFDIVDGPEIETVEYNFDALNIPKTHPSRDLTDTFYLNDSIVLRTQTSPVQIRYMLEHGTPFRMICPGKVYRPDYDISHTPMFHQMEGLVVGKDISFADLKGILTHFVKEVFGDRKVRFRPHFFPFTEPSAEMDVECMICHGEGCRLCKDSGWIEIMGCGMVDPEVLKYVGLNPDEVNGFAFGVGIERVTMLRHGIGDLRAFFENDMRFLKQFK